One window of the Sphaerochaeta associata genome contains the following:
- a CDS encoding aminoacyl-histidine dipeptidase, whose product MQSAVQGLKPENLWRYFSELSDIPRESGNEEGVRQFLLAFAKQHNLEAVVDTIGNVIIRKQAYKGYEDRPWVALQGHMDMVCVKEEGSSHDFAKDPIKLVRDGDFLKADKTTLGGDNGIAIALVLDILADPDCKHGPIEAIFTVSEETGLTGAFNVEQKHINSRLMINLDSEEEGVLYIGCAGGIEVRSFLPVTWSKVDPSGKAFLLTANGMLGGHSGAEIHQQRANAIKVVARVLHQAPDFQVFKAEGGTKRNVIPSVCMAAVVVKAEDEHALRALLEKVQAELSGEYELSDPGLTLSLTETALPERAVDCETSRRFFTALYAAHHGVDAMSMSIPGIVETSSNLAIMRLEEDGFKVISSHRSSVLSARDDIAHRFASVFTLIGSHVRFEGAYPSWKPNPHSVLTGFCAKAYEEYSGKKPTITAIHAGLECGIINSRIEGMDSVSFGPDMYDVHSVKERLSISSVERISGFTRHLLSIIE is encoded by the coding sequence ATGCAGAGTGCAGTACAGGGCTTGAAACCTGAGAATTTGTGGCGTTATTTTTCTGAACTTTCCGACATTCCCAGAGAGTCGGGCAATGAGGAGGGTGTGCGACAATTTCTCCTGGCTTTCGCCAAGCAGCATAACCTCGAGGCAGTCGTCGACACCATCGGCAATGTAATTATCCGCAAACAAGCGTACAAGGGCTATGAAGACAGACCTTGGGTTGCCTTGCAGGGGCATATGGACATGGTATGCGTCAAGGAAGAAGGAAGCAGCCACGACTTTGCCAAGGATCCGATCAAGCTGGTTCGTGACGGGGATTTTTTGAAAGCCGATAAAACCACCTTGGGAGGGGACAACGGCATTGCAATCGCCCTAGTCCTGGATATTCTTGCCGACCCTGATTGCAAGCACGGCCCGATTGAGGCCATCTTCACCGTCAGCGAGGAGACCGGATTGACCGGCGCCTTCAATGTCGAGCAGAAGCATATCAACAGCCGTCTTATGATCAACCTCGACAGTGAGGAGGAGGGTGTGCTGTACATCGGCTGTGCCGGTGGCATAGAGGTCCGCTCCTTTCTGCCGGTTACCTGGTCGAAGGTCGACCCTTCGGGCAAAGCCTTCCTGTTGACAGCAAACGGAATGCTTGGCGGACACAGCGGAGCGGAGATCCACCAGCAGCGGGCCAATGCAATCAAGGTTGTTGCACGTGTCCTGCACCAAGCTCCCGATTTTCAGGTATTCAAAGCTGAAGGCGGCACCAAACGCAATGTAATTCCTTCAGTATGCATGGCAGCGGTGGTTGTAAAAGCCGAGGATGAGCATGCTCTCAGGGCCTTGTTGGAGAAGGTTCAAGCAGAGCTTTCAGGGGAGTATGAGCTTTCCGACCCCGGTCTCACGCTCTCCCTGACCGAAACCGCCCTCCCGGAAAGAGCTGTTGATTGCGAAACAAGCAGACGATTCTTTACAGCCTTATACGCAGCCCATCATGGTGTTGATGCCATGAGCATGTCGATCCCGGGCATCGTTGAGACTTCATCCAACCTTGCGATCATGCGATTGGAAGAGGATGGTTTCAAGGTGATATCCAGTCATCGATCGTCGGTGCTCTCAGCCCGCGATGATATCGCCCATCGATTTGCGTCTGTCTTTACTCTCATCGGTTCGCACGTACGCTTCGAGGGGGCCTACCCTTCATGGAAACCCAATCCCCATTCGGTTCTCACCGGATTTTGTGCAAAGGCTTATGAAGAGTACAGCGGGAAAAAGCCCACCATTACGGCGATTCACGCCGGTCTTGAATGCGGCATCATCAACAGCAGAATCGAAGGGATGGATTCTGTCTCCTTCGGCCCGGATATGTATGATGTGCATTCGGTGAAAGAGCGGCTATCCATCTCGTCGGTTGAGCGCATAAGCGGCTTCACCCGCCACCTGCTGTCCATCATCGAATGA
- a CDS encoding MATE family efflux transporter produces the protein MTREISERKDFFLKMFSIALPVVVQSLLNNSLSFVDTLMIGQLGESSIAAVALANQMFFLISLLFFGVTSGSAIFLSQYWGARNETDIQKVLGISLSIAGIGALLVALASFFFPRHIMHIFTTEETVVQIGISYLKIVAVSYLFSAFSQIMATALRVIGKAKIPLQVALVSLSLNAVGNYLLIFGIGPFPQWGVAGAALATAVSRLIEMLALLYIVYRRHPVIAIRSRQAFVWNKKFVLHILPTSLPVIINEIFWALGMTTYKIAYSRMGIEAIAAINVAESIGNLFFVVMMGVSNATLIMIGVKIGEKQVPLARLYARRFITTAFLVGIGMGMFEFFFAPVFAQFFNIRDEVRQLAIYCLYINAALLPIKSLNMVIIVGILRSGGDTRYSMFAEMFGVWAVGVPLAFFGALVLKLNIYQLYLLLGMEEVSKLVLGMYRIKKGTWVNDLTELH, from the coding sequence GTGACACGAGAGATTTCAGAACGGAAGGACTTTTTTCTGAAAATGTTTTCCATCGCCCTTCCGGTGGTAGTGCAAAGTCTGCTCAACAATTCACTCTCCTTCGTCGATACCCTAATGATCGGCCAACTTGGGGAGTCGTCCATCGCCGCGGTGGCACTGGCGAATCAGATGTTCTTCCTGATCAGCCTCCTCTTTTTCGGGGTTACCAGCGGTTCGGCGATCTTTCTATCCCAGTATTGGGGTGCCCGCAACGAGACGGACATCCAGAAAGTACTGGGCATCTCCCTCTCCATTGCGGGAATCGGTGCGTTGCTTGTTGCTCTTGCCTCCTTCTTTTTTCCCCGCCACATCATGCATATTTTCACCACCGAGGAGACGGTTGTCCAAATAGGGATTTCGTATCTGAAAATCGTTGCAGTCAGCTATCTCTTTTCGGCGTTCAGCCAAATCATGGCTACGGCACTGAGAGTCATCGGAAAAGCAAAGATACCCTTGCAGGTCGCTCTTGTATCCCTTTCATTGAATGCAGTAGGCAACTATTTGTTGATCTTCGGTATCGGACCATTCCCCCAGTGGGGAGTTGCAGGAGCAGCCTTGGCAACCGCCGTCAGCCGCCTGATCGAGATGCTTGCACTTCTGTACATCGTGTATAGGCGCCATCCTGTCATTGCGATACGAAGCAGGCAGGCTTTTGTCTGGAACAAGAAATTTGTTCTGCATATTCTTCCCACCAGCCTCCCTGTCATCATCAATGAGATTTTCTGGGCCCTGGGTATGACAACCTATAAGATTGCCTACAGCCGGATGGGAATCGAGGCTATCGCAGCCATCAATGTAGCAGAATCGATCGGCAATCTTTTCTTTGTGGTTATGATGGGAGTGAGCAACGCCACCCTGATCATGATCGGGGTGAAAATCGGCGAGAAGCAAGTACCTCTGGCCCGCCTCTATGCAAGGCGCTTCATAACAACCGCTTTCCTGGTAGGCATCGGTATGGGCATGTTTGAGTTCTTCTTCGCACCGGTCTTCGCCCAGTTCTTCAATATCCGCGATGAAGTGCGTCAACTCGCCATATACTGCCTGTACATCAACGCCGCCCTGCTGCCTATCAAGAGTCTGAATATGGTGATAATCGTCGGTATTCTTCGCAGCGGCGGCGATACCCGTTATTCGATGTTCGCCGAAATGTTCGGTGTCTGGGCCGTCGGGGTACCCCTCGCTTTCTTCGGCGCCCTGGTACTGAAATTGAACATCTACCAGCTCTACTTATTGTTGGGCATGGAGGAAGTCTCCAAACTGGTGTTAGGCATGTACCGCATCAAAAAAGGAACGTGGGTCAACGACCTCACCGAGCTTCATTGA
- a CDS encoding gamma-glutamyl-gamma-aminobutyrate hydrolase family protein, protein MSKPVIGLGGVLEKAPPTSAFPSFRRLFTNEGYLSKLQKAGALPILLPMVPPTDLELLVSLCDGILLPGGPDVDPSLYNQERHELCGPSDMDVDRYQIQLFRMARKLNKPILGICRGTQLINVAQGGTLFQDYRLQSEKPIAHPDYERWGSKSHQVELSPQSKLYKLFKTHTLGVNSLHHQSVAKPGEHCIVTARSADDSIEAIELSSGAWCIGVQWHPEAMGSEMDCLFEAFIKQALSQGKSGFPRTP, encoded by the coding sequence ATGAGCAAGCCGGTCATCGGTTTGGGAGGAGTTCTTGAGAAGGCTCCTCCCACTTCCGCCTTTCCGTCCTTCAGGCGATTGTTCACCAACGAAGGCTATCTCTCAAAGCTGCAGAAGGCAGGAGCCCTGCCAATCCTGCTTCCCATGGTACCTCCAACCGATTTGGAACTGCTGGTCAGCCTGTGCGACGGCATCCTCCTCCCCGGAGGTCCTGACGTCGATCCTTCACTCTACAACCAAGAACGGCACGAACTGTGCGGGCCTTCCGATATGGATGTAGACCGCTATCAGATCCAGCTTTTTCGGATGGCTCGCAAGCTGAACAAGCCGATTCTTGGGATCTGTAGAGGCACCCAGCTGATCAACGTCGCTCAAGGCGGAACACTGTTTCAGGACTATCGCCTGCAAAGCGAAAAGCCCATAGCCCATCCGGATTACGAAAGATGGGGTTCGAAAAGCCATCAGGTGGAACTCTCACCACAATCCAAACTCTACAAACTATTCAAAACACACACACTCGGGGTGAACAGCCTGCACCACCAAAGTGTTGCGAAACCAGGAGAACATTGCATTGTCACAGCTCGATCTGCCGACGACAGTATTGAGGCAATCGAGCTTTCCAGCGGAGCATGGTGCATAGGGGTGCAGTGGCACCCGGAGGCAATGGGAAGTGAGATGGACTGCCTCTTTGAGGCATTCATCAAACAAGCCCTTTCACAAGGGAAGTCCGGGTTTCCCCGGACTCCCTGA
- a CDS encoding M48 family metallopeptidase, whose protein sequence is MKTQGKVASIPYTLERRRTSRLISVRVLADGTVKVNAPYRVSLAAIERVIVSHQETLRQAIVDQKMHLHTYQNGDVFLFGGEQYTLELRQGTKQGIVLDGDSLVVTYCGEKVQPLVVQRMIKELYRKTVKARLEPLVTLWAGRLGVAKPPFSVRDSRSRWGSCSAKGRLNFSLRCQILDETQLSYLVLHEMAHLVHFNHSKDFHALLALHMSSYKQVQASIFALQKQSQLYL, encoded by the coding sequence ATGAAAACACAGGGTAAAGTAGCATCCATTCCCTATACATTGGAACGTCGGCGGACCAGCCGGCTCATTTCCGTGCGCGTCCTCGCCGACGGGACGGTCAAGGTGAACGCACCCTACCGGGTCTCACTGGCTGCCATAGAACGGGTTATTGTCAGTCATCAGGAAACCTTGCGGCAGGCGATAGTCGATCAGAAGATGCACCTGCATACCTATCAGAACGGCGATGTATTCCTGTTCGGGGGAGAGCAATACACCCTTGAGTTGAGACAGGGTACGAAACAGGGGATCGTCCTCGATGGAGATAGCTTGGTGGTGACCTATTGCGGAGAAAAAGTGCAACCGTTGGTGGTCCAACGAATGATCAAGGAGTTGTACCGAAAAACAGTCAAAGCGAGGTTGGAGCCGTTGGTCACGCTTTGGGCAGGACGGCTTGGGGTTGCAAAGCCACCCTTTTCTGTGCGGGACAGCAGAAGCCGGTGGGGAAGTTGTTCTGCGAAAGGAAGGCTGAACTTCTCCCTGCGATGCCAGATTCTGGATGAGACACAGCTCTCCTACCTGGTCCTGCATGAGATGGCGCACTTGGTGCATTTCAACCACTCCAAGGATTTCCATGCCCTGCTTGCCTTGCACATGAGTTCGTATAAGCAGGTGCAGGCTTCGATCTTTGCGTTGCAAAAGCAAAGCCAGCTCTATCTCTGA
- a CDS encoding FprA family A-type flavoprotein, whose amino-acid sequence MKPDRLADGVYRVAAQIGNRDLFEGIWPIPDGVMLNSYVVKGTNKRVLIDLVKDWDGALAAVNQQLEDLSLDAGNLDYIVINHMEPDHTGSMAKIVEKYPDVQILCSDKAVNLIKHFYKIEKNVHAVKDGETLDLGGKTLQFFMTPNIHWPETMMTFLVEDGILFSCDAFGSFGRYAKCFDDEQSEEELVHLASETERYYANIVSSFSSFVLRGIAKLDGLDIKVVAPSHGVVWRTEPEKIIDWYKRLATYMQGPREKEVAVVWSSMYGNTEALLSSIVEGIKSEGLPVHVLQVPQTHESFVLEKVWRSEGLVIGMPTYEYKMFPPMYHVLDILERSHVVGRKTLRFGSFGWSGGAQKQFDEFSTAMKLDCKGVIEYQGSPTEEDKKKAYELAKAMAKEIKG is encoded by the coding sequence ATGAAACCTGACAGATTAGCGGACGGTGTCTATCGAGTTGCCGCGCAGATCGGCAATCGTGACCTGTTTGAAGGAATTTGGCCCATCCCGGATGGAGTTATGTTGAACTCCTATGTGGTCAAGGGCACCAATAAGCGTGTATTGATCGACCTGGTGAAGGACTGGGATGGTGCATTGGCTGCTGTGAACCAGCAACTTGAAGACCTCTCTCTTGATGCAGGCAATCTTGATTATATCGTCATCAACCATATGGAACCCGACCACACCGGCTCAATGGCCAAGATTGTGGAAAAGTATCCCGATGTTCAGATCCTGTGCAGCGACAAGGCTGTGAACCTGATCAAGCACTTCTACAAGATCGAGAAGAATGTCCATGCCGTCAAGGACGGAGAGACGCTCGACCTTGGGGGAAAGACACTGCAGTTCTTCATGACTCCGAACATCCATTGGCCGGAGACCATGATGACCTTTCTGGTTGAGGATGGAATCCTGTTCAGTTGTGATGCATTCGGCTCGTTCGGACGATATGCCAAGTGTTTCGATGACGAACAGAGCGAAGAGGAGCTTGTGCATCTGGCAAGCGAAACCGAGCGCTACTATGCCAATATCGTCTCCTCCTTCTCCTCGTTTGTCCTCAGGGGCATAGCGAAGCTTGATGGCCTGGACATCAAGGTCGTCGCCCCCAGCCATGGGGTGGTATGGAGAACCGAGCCGGAGAAGATCATTGACTGGTACAAGCGCCTGGCAACCTATATGCAAGGACCCAGAGAGAAGGAAGTGGCGGTGGTCTGGTCCAGCATGTATGGCAATACCGAAGCGTTGCTCTCTTCCATCGTCGAGGGAATCAAGAGCGAAGGGCTTCCTGTTCATGTGCTGCAGGTTCCCCAGACGCATGAGTCCTTTGTACTTGAGAAGGTCTGGAGAAGTGAGGGACTGGTCATCGGAATGCCGACCTATGAGTATAAGATGTTCCCGCCCATGTATCATGTTCTGGACATTCTGGAACGCAGTCATGTAGTCGGGCGCAAGACGCTTCGCTTCGGCTCCTTCGGGTGGTCCGGCGGTGCACAGAAGCAGTTTGACGAGTTCTCTACTGCAATGAAGCTCGACTGCAAGGGCGTAATCGAGTACCAAGGTTCACCGACCGAGGAAGACAAGAAAAAGGCGTATGAGCTTGCCAAGGCAATGGCAAAAGAGATCAAAGGCTGA
- the nagA gene encoding N-acetylglucosamine-6-phosphate deacetylase, with product MSLRTVLTNGTVVTGYAKLKNCALYITEEGEIGDIFNMRRLEEKHFPPDTIMIDVQGSYIMPGFIDSHIHGIGGFGTEDCKPASILGMSERLADFGVSAFMPTVYTDKLDVMLASIQSIVEAMGSEQGAKIMGVNLEGPFISMARVGAQNPEGVLPVNLEVFNQLIEAGKGKILCMTVAPELKHMRELALLAREKNIVLLAGHTDATYENIMEGMQCGIFHSTHFFNAMSRLHHRNPGTVGAILIQREMQCEVICDGVHVHPELIKMLLREKPLDNIVMVTDSLKPTKQRTGTLKANGMDVAMASDGAFISIKDPDLFVGSGLTMLQGLKNVVEWEIPIQQASQMSSTNPARIYGLAKQGMLVPGYKADVVVLDQNLQMKGLFIDGNLIRDRFA from the coding sequence ATGAGTCTGAGAACTGTACTGACCAACGGAACTGTCGTAACCGGGTATGCAAAGCTTAAGAATTGCGCCCTTTATATAACCGAGGAAGGGGAGATCGGGGATATCTTCAATATGAGAAGATTGGAGGAGAAGCATTTCCCCCCCGATACCATCATGATCGACGTGCAGGGTTCCTATATCATGCCCGGTTTCATCGACTCCCACATCCATGGAATCGGTGGATTCGGTACCGAGGATTGCAAACCCGCTTCCATTCTGGGCATGAGCGAACGCCTTGCAGATTTCGGAGTAAGCGCCTTCATGCCGACCGTCTACACCGATAAGCTTGACGTGATGCTTGCAAGCATCCAGAGCATTGTCGAAGCCATGGGAAGCGAGCAAGGTGCAAAAATCATGGGGGTCAATCTTGAAGGCCCCTTCATCTCCATGGCACGCGTCGGGGCACAGAACCCGGAAGGGGTGCTTCCGGTTAACCTGGAGGTTTTCAACCAACTCATCGAAGCAGGAAAAGGCAAGATCTTGTGCATGACGGTAGCCCCTGAGCTCAAGCACATGCGCGAATTAGCACTGCTGGCCCGTGAAAAGAACATCGTTCTGCTCGCAGGTCACACAGACGCCACCTATGAAAACATTATGGAAGGCATGCAGTGCGGCATCTTCCACTCCACCCATTTCTTCAATGCCATGAGTCGACTGCACCATCGAAACCCAGGTACGGTCGGCGCTATTCTGATCCAGCGCGAGATGCAATGCGAAGTTATCTGCGACGGTGTCCATGTCCACCCCGAGCTTATAAAAATGTTGCTCAGGGAAAAGCCCTTGGACAATATCGTTATGGTCACCGATTCACTCAAGCCCACCAAGCAGAGAACAGGAACCTTGAAAGCGAACGGAATGGACGTGGCCATGGCCAGTGACGGTGCATTCATCAGCATCAAGGATCCGGACCTCTTTGTAGGGAGCGGTTTGACCATGCTCCAAGGGCTGAAGAATGTTGTTGAATGGGAAATCCCCATCCAGCAAGCCAGCCAAATGAGCTCCACCAATCCGGCACGCATATACGGCCTTGCCAAGCAAGGCATGCTGGTTCCCGGCTATAAGGCCGATGTGGTGGTCCTCGACCAGAACCTCCAGATGAAGGGACTGTTCATCGACGGCAACCTGATACGGGACCGTTTTGCCTGA